The genomic region AGTCTTCGCAACTTACATAATGATATCAAATTAGTGGATTTGATAAGCTTTGGTCAAAGGTAGAAAATAAATTGCTATACGTCCTCGAAAAAGGACGTTGGGCGATAACGGGTCAATATCCCCCACATCCCGGACCTACCTTAAGACTGTGGAATCCGATGGCGGCACCGACGGTCAGGATCGCGAAGAACAGGAACAGCACAAAGGCCGACACCTGGGAAATTCCGAGAAAGTTGAACACTCCGGAGCAAACAATGGCCGCGGCGTGGCATCCGATGATTGGAACCAGCAGTCGATCTACGAGGTCCCAGGGGATTTGCCGCGGGGTGGTTTCAATCAGGACCGAACCGTGGCGGGACATGCGGCGCTTCACGGCCGGCGCTTTCGGAATGGCGGAACCGGCGGATTGCTGCGAGAAGGATGACGCGAATGAGAGAGATGGAGAGAGTGAGATTATTAAATTTGCTTTAAGGATGACGCTCAACTAGTGGGGGATGGGGTAAGTTATATAGAAATGTGTTTTTACTACTGCTTCTACAGGTACTTGAAGCATTTCAATTCATATTTGATAGCGTTTAATCTTAGTTCACCAATAGGAATTGCATTCAATTTTGTGTCTCCCCTGATGGATTCAACAGGGGAAATCAAGTTAACACTTCAttcagagacgaaccagccaaggacTGAAAAGTTCACTAATGAAGACAATAAAATTGTAATAATAAGTGTTAGAAATATCGGATTCATGTCTgtaaactagattttttttattcgagaATACTTACCCTTCGTTGGCTTTGCAttgtttccttcttttaattccTATTATCCAAAAAGTCGTTCACTTTAacacaattttttaaaattcagCAGAAATTTGCACTTGTCACTGTTTACCGAAATTTACAGTCCTGCAAAAACACAATTCTTATTTACATGCTTCCACATCGGTTGAACCCATCACTGATTACAAGAGCATATTCATCAAACGAAATCACACTCATTCAAGCATTCATCTGCAATCGGGTGAGGAAAACTGAAATTTCCATAAACATTCCCTCCAACACCAAATCGATCAACCGAACGAGAAACGGGGTTTCCCATCCCGGATGGAAGGTTAattaattcattgaaatttattgctGGAGCTCAGATCGGAGACGTCTTCTTTCTCGGGCAGAACTGTCTGTCCAAGGAATATGAGTCATTATTGGAACCAAGTAGCTATGCTCCACTAGTTAGATTGGCTGAGCTCCGTTTATTACCGTAGTTCGATGCGGGTGTCTTTCCCGACTGTTGAATCAATTAGTTCGAACATTAATAatggaaatattcaaatttgaatTAGTTCCAGATTATTTGCCACACGGGTGGTTGCTTCTATCGGTTGCCAGACGAGGTGGAAACAATTACCCAAAACTCCTGGGAAATATGCATGGAGTACGTTAATTTGCTCGACGAGGGGGAAAAGCgttattattcatcatataATTGTTTTGATAGCAGGTATCGTTTGAATTTTCATGAGAGCAGCGAGTGTAATTGAATTCGATGATTGGGAAGTTGTTTTAATCGAAATGAGTTTCAAACCGAAATCAGACATGGACTCTGTCGAGGATACGACAAAGATGATGTGAAGAATTAGAAGAGGATTTAGTAGagaatccttcaaggattctctGGAGAATTCGACAAGGATTCTGTGAAGAACCCTGtaaggattctgtggagaatcctatAAGGATTATGTGAGGATGTTGCGAGGAATTCGACAAGCAATCTGTGGAGAACCCGACAAAAATTCTTTGGATAATTCATCAAGCATTCTGTGGAGAACCGTAcaaggattctgttgagaattcgACAAGAACTCTGTGGAAAAGCTGCCAaagattattttaagaattcgACAAGAATTCCGTGGAGAATCTGGcaaggattctgtggagaaccTCGCGAAAATTCTGTATAGAGATTGTCAAGAATTCTGTGGATAATTCCGTGGAGAATCTGACAAATACTTTGTGGAGAATCCGCCaaagattctgtggagaatctgATAAGGATTCTGTAAAAAATCTAACAGGGATGTTGTGGATAATTCGACAAGCAATCTGTGGAGAACCCTAGAAAAATTCTTTGGTAAATTCATCATGAATTCTATGGAGCACCCTACAAGGATTCTGTGGAAAATCCTAGAAGGATTATGATTCCAAcaaggattctgtggagaatcctacAAGGATTATGTGGAGAATCCGACaaagattctgtggagaatccgaCATGAATTCTTTGGAGAATCCGACAAGGATTAATTAAGAATTCTGTGGAGAACCCTAcaaggattctgtggagaatcctacttggattctgttgagaatccgaCAAGTATTCTGTGGGGAATCTGACAGAGATTCTGTACAGAATCTTCAAGGATTATGTGGAGAATCCGACAAGGGTTCTGTGTGTTGTGTCCTAGATTTAGTGTAAAAGAATGTTGGGGACAGTATGGATTGGGACGGGATGGAAAACAGGCGTAATAATGAGACCGGTTGTTTTGATATCAGAAATATGTATTGTAATTAGTGGTCTCCAGAATATcacattggcgatcctgccTATACAGCTCGCTGGATTGATAATGCAAATGATTCCGAAGTGGGTAAGTAATCATTCAGAATTGAAAAGAGTGTGTGCTGAAGATCAACATTGAAGCCTACTAGGAAACACTGCAAAAAAAAGAGAaggaaatgcaaaaaaaaatacatacattccacgaaaaaccgatctagtgtgTCACCGAATTCCTTATTCGAAATAAGGAAACgcgtgtttttggatttattgattagggtgaccacttccgaaatagagtgaccaggaaaatcacgattttgctaattttttatttattaaaaaatcataacttttgaaccgcttgaccgatatTCAATTTTCTTGTTCGAAATTAAAgctgaagaaaaagaaaaatataatatttcacaaaaattggttttctacataaaaataaatcaaaaattaccGTTTTTTTTCGTGTGGCTATTGCTGTactaattttttcttgaaagctcaataaattttacgtttactttcaagttttcagcggtgtatgttttttatttttgagatatatatttttgaaaataaaaaatcagtcatttttcatcggcacacactgtaggtctcggtggaatagattttttattttttttaaaaatcattacttttgaacagctcaaccgatttccaatcttttttttatggaataaatgcttaagatttcaacttttcagaaaaaaatattgaactcagaaaaaaaaattttacatgTAAAGGTATAaaagaatctattttttttaggaaatttttatattatttcaagtaaaagaaaattggagatatattttttttctgaaaagttgaaatcttaagctttcattccattaaaaaagattggaaatcggttgagctgttcaaaagttataattttcaaaaaaaaaaaaaaaatctattccgctgagacctacagtgtgtgccgatgaaaaatgactgatattttgttttgaaa from Aedes aegypti strain LVP_AGWG unplaced genomic scaffold, AaegL5.0 Primary Assembly AGWG_AaegL5_hic_scaff_154_PBJ_arrow, whole genome shotgun sequence harbors:
- the LOC110680523 gene encoding uncharacterized protein LOC110680523; this encodes MQSQRRQSAGSAIPKAPAVKRRMSRHGSVLIETTPRQIPWDLVDRLLVPIIGCHAAAIVCSGVFNFLGISQVSAFVLFLFFAILTVGAAIGFHSLKVGPGCGGY